One genomic window of Nitrosomonas sp. Is35 includes the following:
- a CDS encoding IS1595 family transposase: MNVKNRYYFRSRIGEAKFRQLIRYFVLDFTATSTAQLTGISIRSVNTIYLKVRQKIAYCCELESPLQGAVEVDESYFGAQRVRGKKGRGAYGKTIVFGVLKRQGKVYTEIVPDCSKATLQAIIRGHVAPDTIIHSDGWRGYDGLVDIGFDKHFRVCHGNNEFASGERHINGIESFWSFAKRRLAKFNGVPEHTFYLHLKETEFRFNHRRDNLYHQILKLLRLNPL, translated from the coding sequence ATGAATGTTAAAAATAGATACTATTTCCGTTCTCGGATTGGAGAAGCTAAATTCAGACAACTTATTCGCTATTTTGTTTTGGATTTTACCGCTACAAGTACCGCGCAATTGACCGGTATTTCTATCCGATCCGTCAATACGATTTACCTCAAAGTGCGGCAAAAAATTGCCTACTGCTGCGAACTTGAATCGCCGCTTCAAGGTGCTGTGGAAGTTGATGAATCTTATTTTGGCGCGCAGCGTGTCAGAGGCAAAAAAGGTCGAGGCGCTTATGGTAAAACCATTGTCTTTGGCGTTCTGAAACGCCAAGGGAAGGTATATACGGAGATTGTTCCTGATTGCTCCAAAGCCACGTTACAAGCTATTATCCGTGGGCATGTAGCACCCGATACCATCATCCATTCTGATGGCTGGCGCGGATATGACGGGCTGGTCGATATTGGTTTTGATAAGCACTTCAGGGTTTGTCATGGCAACAATGAATTCGCCAGTGGCGAGCGGCATATCAACGGCATTGAATCTTTCTGGAGCTTTGCAAAAAGGCGTTTGGCAAAGTTCAATGGTGTTCCTGAACATACCTTTTATTTGCATTTGAAAGAAACCGAATTTCGTTTTAATCATCGCCGTGATAATCTCTATCATCAGATTCTCAAATTATTACGTTTAAACCCGCTTTAA